One genomic segment of Halorientalis litorea includes these proteins:
- a CDS encoding winged helix-turn-helix domain-containing protein: MSQRTWRSPRDVAPQGRDATLAQIIEAIERTAPETKADLAEQVGISEQYLSELLQELKQDDIVRKAYVVDDAAVYDNADVISRLEPVGEGDDSPSIDSERDDASDTSMTRPTDRGEAVLSLLERLDDVTATQYDAARTVFVGEDPDRSATALESLTNERYSAVLSELKSYTLTTDWPGNRVASDLATVATNLEIVGDRACFITDVIETQEVDATGVVERSVRDIFAAGAEINESFRAILFDGDLGAYDELVTHEETVHRDLDELFELITAYDPGVYGYLVTVTRALERAIYYWVHAAEIAVRLHSGVRPDHVMI; the protein is encoded by the coding sequence ATGTCCCAACGAACGTGGCGGAGTCCCCGGGATGTCGCGCCACAGGGCCGTGACGCGACACTCGCACAGATTATCGAGGCCATCGAGCGGACCGCACCGGAGACGAAGGCCGACCTCGCGGAGCAAGTCGGCATCTCCGAGCAGTACCTCTCTGAACTGCTGCAGGAGTTGAAACAGGACGATATCGTTCGGAAGGCGTACGTCGTCGACGACGCCGCCGTGTACGACAACGCGGACGTGATATCGCGGCTCGAACCGGTCGGTGAGGGTGACGACTCGCCGAGTATCGACTCGGAGCGAGACGACGCCTCAGACACGTCGATGACGAGGCCCACCGACAGAGGTGAGGCCGTCCTGTCGTTGCTCGAACGACTCGACGACGTGACTGCGACGCAGTACGACGCGGCGCGGACAGTGTTCGTCGGCGAGGACCCGGACCGCTCTGCGACGGCACTGGAGTCGTTGACCAACGAGCGGTACTCGGCGGTCCTCTCGGAACTGAAATCCTACACGCTGACCACCGACTGGCCCGGCAACCGGGTCGCCTCGGACCTCGCCACCGTCGCGACGAACCTCGAAATCGTCGGCGACCGCGCGTGTTTCATCACCGACGTTATCGAGACCCAGGAAGTCGACGCGACCGGTGTGGTCGAACGGAGCGTCCGCGACATCTTCGCCGCGGGCGCGGAAATAAACGAGTCCTTCCGTGCCATCCTGTTCGACGGTGACCTCGGCGCGTACGACGAACTCGTGACCCACGAGGAGACGGTACACCGAGACTTGGACGAACTCTTCGAACTCATCACTGCCTACGACCCGGGGGTGTACGGGTATCTCGTGACCGTCACCCGGGCACTGGAGCGGGCGATTTACTACTGGGTCCACGCGGCCGAAATCGCCGTCCGCCTCCACTCCGGGGTTCGGCCGGACCACGTCATGATTTGA
- a CDS encoding phosphate uptake regulator PhoU, with product METRKVQLSGGTTYTISLPKSWATEHGIESGSALTLHPNGDGTLLVEPTGGRDAAERTLSVDVSTDGETAIRQQVHAAHTVGVDSMTLVDTTGHPADRRTLVEQTLAGLSGFEVLQVSDTRIKLTNLIDAENVNIRKSTLRLRLVVLAMHRDAVTAVVEGDEELARRVVERDNEADKLFAMVTRHFRRSLTDLHEVEKLDRSRDELFEFYYTARQFERVADHAEKIARFAIEPGAAISEEYATLLSDLGATARDVVDDAADIILTDAGIDAAVDVFDRQDRFTDRLDDIDRDLYEHDVPGEAYVLGLVIDSLRRTAEYGVNVAEIGLQQATREQVDS from the coding sequence ATGGAGACCCGAAAAGTTCAGCTCTCGGGCGGGACTACGTACACCATCTCGCTACCAAAGTCGTGGGCCACGGAACACGGCATCGAATCCGGGTCGGCCCTGACGCTCCACCCGAACGGTGACGGGACGCTCCTCGTCGAACCGACCGGTGGACGCGATGCCGCCGAGCGCACGCTCTCCGTCGACGTCTCAACGGACGGTGAGACGGCGATTCGACAGCAGGTCCACGCCGCACACACCGTCGGCGTCGACTCCATGACGCTCGTCGATACGACGGGACATCCCGCCGACCGACGCACACTCGTCGAGCAGACGCTCGCCGGCCTCTCCGGGTTCGAGGTGTTACAGGTCTCTGACACGCGCATCAAACTGACCAACCTCATCGACGCCGAGAACGTCAACATCAGGAAGAGTACGCTCCGACTCCGGTTGGTCGTGCTGGCGATGCACCGCGACGCCGTGACTGCAGTCGTCGAGGGCGACGAGGAACTGGCGCGGCGCGTCGTCGAGCGTGACAACGAGGCCGACAAACTGTTCGCGATGGTCACGCGGCACTTCCGGCGGTCCCTGACCGACCTCCACGAGGTAGAGAAACTGGACCGGAGTCGCGACGAACTCTTCGAGTTCTACTACACTGCCCGGCAGTTCGAGCGCGTCGCCGACCACGCGGAGAAAATCGCGCGGTTCGCCATCGAACCCGGTGCCGCCATCTCCGAGGAGTACGCGACACTCCTCTCTGACCTCGGTGCGACCGCTCGGGATGTCGTCGACGATGCGGCCGACATCATCCTCACAGACGCCGGTATCGACGCGGCCGTCGATGTCTTCGACAGACAGGACCGGTTCACCGACCGACTGGACGACATCGACCGTGACCTCTACGAACACGACGTGCCCGGCGAAGCGTACGTGCTCGGGTTGGTCATCGACAGCCTCCGGCGGACAGCCGAGTACGGGGTCAACGTCGCGGAAATCGGCCTCCAGCAGGCGACGCGAGAACAGGTCGACAGTTGA
- a CDS encoding ArsR/SmtB family transcription factor, with translation MSETGRLRNLLAEQLGECCDADVQERLDSLAALDEAVDGPRSADLAALKTLGDETRHRVVRLLVAADRDLCVCELDPLLDVSESAVSHALSDLADAGLVTRRKEGTWHYYRPTDRATDLVAALDGTRGNR, from the coding sequence ATGAGTGAAACGGGCCGCCTCCGTAACTTGCTCGCCGAGCAACTCGGGGAGTGCTGTGACGCCGACGTACAGGAGCGACTAGACAGTCTGGCCGCACTCGACGAGGCAGTCGACGGGCCTCGTTCCGCGGACCTCGCGGCGTTGAAGACGCTCGGTGACGAGACGCGTCACCGCGTCGTCCGCCTGCTCGTCGCCGCGGACCGGGACCTGTGTGTCTGTGAACTCGACCCGTTGCTGGACGTGAGCGAGAGCGCGGTCAGTCACGCGCTCTCCGACCTCGCGGACGCGGGCCTCGTCACGCGCCGGAAGGAGGGAACGTGGCACTACTACCGGCCGACCGACCGGGCCACCGACCTCGTCGCCGCGCTGGACGGGACACGGGGGAACCGATGA
- a CDS encoding arsenate-mycothiol transferase ArsC gives MTDDAVRVAFVCVQNAGRSQMATAFAERERAARNLEDRVEVLTGGTDPADSVHDVVVEAMAEAGVDITDRVPRSISTTDLEACDIVATMGCSTLELGVDGTTVDVRDWALDDPHGQAIETVRAIRAEVRERVADVFDDIEEEVSADV, from the coding sequence ATGACCGACGATGCAGTTCGTGTCGCGTTCGTGTGCGTCCAGAACGCCGGGCGGTCACAGATGGCGACGGCGTTCGCGGAACGGGAGCGCGCGGCTCGAAACCTCGAGGACCGCGTCGAGGTTCTGACCGGTGGGACCGACCCAGCCGACTCCGTCCACGACGTGGTCGTGGAGGCGATGGCCGAGGCGGGAGTCGACATCACGGACCGAGTGCCCCGGTCCATCTCGACGACGGACCTCGAAGCCTGTGACATCGTCGCCACGATGGGCTGTTCGACGCTCGAACTGGGCGTCGATGGCACGACTGTCGACGTTCGTGACTGGGCGTTGGACGACCCACACGGGCAAGCCATCGAGACGGTGCGGGCCATCCGCGCCGAGGTCAGGGAACGGGTCGCCGACGTGTTCGACGACATCGAGGAGGAGGTGTCCGCGGATGTCTGA
- the arsM gene encoding arsenite methyltransferase produces MSEDADGTTLDAETQRRVVRERYARIATEESGDEGCRSTDGQCCDGTTAAADADRTAQSMGYSEADTESVDGDANLGLGCGNPNALASLSAGETVLDLGSGAGFDCFLAAQEVGESGRVVGVDMTPEMVETARENARENGTEHVEFRLGEIEHLPVADECVDVVISNCVVNLSPDKPQVFREAFRVLRPGGRLAISDVVLTAEVPTEVRADPDSVASCVAGASSIEQLSAMLADAGFEHVDISPKDDSDRFIREWDDDHDVSEFLVSADITGRKPESDDE; encoded by the coding sequence ATGTCTGAGGACGCCGACGGTACCACGTTAGATGCCGAGACTCAGCGACGCGTCGTCCGGGAGCGGTACGCACGGATTGCGACCGAAGAGTCGGGCGACGAGGGGTGCCGTTCGACCGACGGCCAGTGTTGTGATGGCACCACGGCAGCGGCCGATGCCGACCGTACCGCCCAGTCGATGGGCTACTCGGAGGCCGACACCGAGAGTGTCGACGGCGACGCGAACCTCGGACTCGGCTGTGGCAACCCCAACGCCCTCGCGTCGTTGTCGGCGGGTGAGACAGTTCTCGACCTCGGGTCCGGTGCCGGGTTCGACTGCTTCCTCGCGGCACAGGAAGTCGGCGAGTCGGGCCGTGTCGTCGGCGTCGACATGACGCCCGAGATGGTCGAGACGGCACGTGAGAACGCTCGGGAGAACGGGACCGAGCACGTCGAGTTCCGCCTCGGCGAAATCGAACACCTCCCCGTTGCGGACGAGTGTGTGGACGTGGTCATCTCGAATTGCGTCGTGAACCTCTCACCCGACAAGCCACAGGTCTTCCGCGAGGCGTTCCGCGTCTTGCGGCCGGGTGGACGGCTCGCGATTTCGGACGTGGTACTGACCGCGGAGGTCCCGACCGAGGTCCGCGCCGACCCCGACTCCGTGGCCTCCTGCGTGGCAGGTGCGTCCAGCATCGAGCAACTGTCGGCGATGCTCGCCGACGCCGGATTCGAGCACGTCGACATCTCCCCGAAAGACGACAGCGACCGCTTCATCCGCGAGTGGGACGACGACCACGATGTCAGCGAGTTCCTCGTCTCTGCGGACATCACCGGCCGAAAACCGGAGTCGGACGATGAGTGA
- the arsB gene encoding ACR3 family arsenite efflux transporter produces MSEADAHAHGPDCDCESCGDPRSMDFLDRYLTVWIVAAMAAGVGLGYVAPSVTRPIQDLHLVEIGLILMMYPPLAKADYSKLPTVFSNWRVLGLSLVQNWLIGPTLMFGLAVVFFSGLVPGLPARPEYFLGLVFIGMARCIAMVLVWNELAEGSTEYVTGLVAFNSLFQIVTYGVYVWFFALFLPPLLGMDALVAGITTFDVTPMQVFEAIVVFLGIPFAGGFLTRAVGTRVKSETWYDETLVPKIDPVTLVALLFTIVVMFATQGGNIVAAPADVLLIAVPLTVYFVVMFLVSFGMGRGIGADYSTTTAIGFTAASNNFELAIAVAVAVFGVGSSVAFATVVGPLIEVPVLLALVNVALYFQRRFDWGGFDTGQLDGTAGDPTTDDD; encoded by the coding sequence ATGAGTGAGGCCGACGCACACGCCCACGGGCCCGACTGTGACTGCGAGAGCTGTGGCGACCCGCGGTCGATGGACTTTCTCGACAGGTATCTCACGGTCTGGATTGTGGCCGCGATGGCGGCCGGCGTCGGCCTCGGGTACGTCGCCCCGTCGGTGACACGACCGATTCAGGACCTCCATCTCGTCGAAATCGGCCTCATCCTGATGATGTATCCGCCGCTCGCGAAAGCCGACTACTCGAAACTCCCGACCGTCTTCTCGAACTGGCGAGTCCTCGGGCTGAGCCTCGTGCAGAACTGGCTCATCGGCCCGACGCTGATGTTTGGCCTCGCAGTCGTGTTCTTCAGCGGTCTCGTTCCCGGCCTCCCCGCACGGCCGGAGTACTTCCTCGGGTTGGTGTTCATCGGGATGGCGCGCTGTATCGCCATGGTGTTGGTCTGGAACGAGTTGGCCGAGGGGTCGACGGAGTACGTGACCGGTCTCGTCGCGTTCAACAGTCTGTTTCAAATCGTTACCTACGGCGTGTACGTGTGGTTCTTCGCGCTCTTTCTCCCTCCGCTGCTCGGGATGGACGCGCTCGTGGCCGGAATCACGACGTTCGACGTGACGCCGATGCAGGTGTTCGAGGCCATCGTGGTCTTCCTCGGTATTCCGTTCGCCGGTGGCTTCCTCACTCGTGCGGTCGGTACGCGAGTGAAAAGCGAGACGTGGTACGACGAGACCCTCGTCCCCAAGATAGACCCGGTGACGTTGGTCGCGTTACTGTTTACCATCGTCGTGATGTTCGCGACGCAGGGTGGCAACATCGTCGCCGCGCCCGCGGACGTGTTGCTCATCGCGGTGCCGCTCACGGTGTACTTCGTCGTGATGTTCCTCGTGAGTTTCGGCATGGGTCGTGGTATCGGTGCGGACTACTCCACGACGACAGCCATCGGGTTCACGGCCGCGAGCAACAACTTCGAACTCGCAATCGCCGTCGCCGTCGCCGTCTTCGGTGTCGGGTCGAGCGTGGCCTTCGCGACTGTCGTCGGCCCGCTCATCGAAGTCCCGGTGCTGCTGGCCTTGGTCAACGTCGCGCTCTACTTCCAGCGACGGTTCGACTGGGGCGGCTTCGATACCGGGCAGCTGGACGGGACCGCGGGCGACCCCACGACTGACGATGACTGA
- a CDS encoding DUF3592 domain-containing protein, producing MELSVRGTPITVTPLLLAALLLSLGAVGYGGYDYVQQSNAVEDAVTVETTVTDTDISVSAGRGLVYRISVEHTYQYRGTEYTSKQVFPGSLGPMYTARSDAAAALAPYEPNTTATAYVDPESPGRAFLERQTTWGPFRLLGLGGLVAVLTVLRIVGARNPGQGTELRPASDHEPTRYETLFGLDRDRVNRLSKHLMVVAPVVFLAALAATVLLVYNADSSSLQVGLTDPVGLALLTAFLAALGLIAALVGYGVWSFTEYRRLRARIPEPRPPSPFRHPTRLVTILSTNDGLDEYGRRVKLTGFAFTVAAFFAGILVSVILF from the coding sequence ATGGAACTGTCCGTGCGTGGAACCCCGATTACGGTCACCCCGCTGCTGCTCGCCGCGCTCCTCCTCTCGCTCGGTGCTGTCGGGTACGGGGGGTACGACTACGTCCAGCAGTCGAACGCCGTCGAGGACGCCGTCACCGTCGAAACCACGGTCACCGACACGGACATCAGCGTGTCGGCCGGCCGCGGCCTCGTTTACCGCATTAGTGTCGAGCATACCTACCAGTATCGTGGGACGGAGTACACGAGCAAGCAGGTGTTCCCCGGAAGTCTCGGTCCGATGTACACCGCCCGGAGCGACGCAGCGGCCGCGCTCGCACCGTACGAGCCGAACACGACAGCAACTGCCTACGTCGACCCCGAGTCCCCGGGCAGGGCGTTTCTCGAACGCCAGACGACGTGGGGGCCGTTCCGGCTCCTGGGTCTCGGTGGCCTCGTCGCCGTTTTGACCGTCCTTCGTATCGTCGGGGCACGCAACCCCGGCCAAGGCACGGAGTTGCGACCGGCGAGCGACCACGAGCCGACGCGATACGAGACACTGTTCGGTCTCGACCGTGACAGGGTCAACCGCCTCAGCAAGCATCTCATGGTGGTTGCACCGGTCGTCTTCCTGGCCGCGCTCGCCGCGACGGTACTCCTCGTGTACAACGCCGACTCGTCGTCGCTGCAAGTCGGGCTGACAGACCCCGTCGGACTCGCGTTGCTGACGGCCTTCCTCGCCGCGCTCGGACTGATAGCCGCACTCGTGGGCTACGGTGTCTGGTCGTTCACGGAGTATCGGCGACTTCGGGCGCGTATCCCGGAACCGCGGCCGCCGAGTCCGTTCAGACACCCCACGCGGCTCGTGACTATCCTCTCGACCAACGACGGTCTCGACGAGTACGGGAGACGGGTGAAGCTGACCGGCTTCGCGTTCACTGTCGCCGCATTCTTTGCGGGGATTCTCGTGTCAGTCATCCTGTTCTGA
- a CDS encoding glycosyltransferase family 2 protein, giving the protein MYKDNSVAVVIPAYNEEGFVGDVVRSLPVFVDRAYVVDDCSTDETWQEIQLAVTHVNATREGLVDDQFAEAIQHEENTGVGGAIKTGYNRARQDGMDITAVMNGDGQMDPEILHRIIDPVAEGRADYAKGNRLLSRDHMDGMSRWRQFGNGLLTFLTKVSSGYWKTMDPQNGYTAISERALNRLDVDELYDDYGFCNDILVRLNARSMRVADVEMEAVYGEETSDITYRHFIPAVFTLLLRGFLWRLKTRYLVFDFHPLVLLYALGTVGVTGSVAHAGFTLVRAVPGARLLLAFVAFLVSSFSLVLAMTFDLSNSEHLEVQVFADETPEYREHEPDREGVPARPMRTD; this is encoded by the coding sequence ATGTACAAGGATAACTCCGTCGCCGTCGTGATTCCCGCGTACAACGAGGAGGGCTTCGTCGGCGATGTCGTCAGGTCGCTGCCGGTGTTCGTGGACCGTGCGTACGTGGTCGACGACTGTTCGACTGACGAAACGTGGCAGGAGATACAACTCGCAGTGACACACGTGAACGCTACCCGGGAGGGTCTCGTAGACGACCAGTTTGCGGAGGCGATACAGCACGAGGAGAACACCGGCGTCGGAGGTGCCATCAAGACCGGATACAACCGGGCACGGCAAGACGGAATGGACATCACAGCGGTGATGAACGGTGACGGGCAGATGGACCCCGAAATCCTCCACCGAATCATCGACCCCGTAGCCGAGGGGCGCGCCGACTACGCGAAGGGCAACCGACTCCTGAGTCGCGACCACATGGACGGAATGAGTCGCTGGCGGCAGTTCGGAAACGGCCTCCTCACGTTTCTGACGAAGGTGTCGAGCGGGTACTGGAAGACAATGGACCCTCAGAACGGGTACACGGCCATCTCCGAGCGCGCGCTCAACCGACTCGATGTGGACGAACTGTACGACGACTACGGGTTCTGCAACGACATCCTCGTCAGGCTCAACGCCCGGTCGATGCGCGTCGCGGACGTCGAGATGGAGGCCGTCTACGGCGAGGAAACGAGCGACATCACGTACAGGCACTTCATCCCGGCCGTGTTTACTCTGTTACTCCGTGGCTTCCTCTGGCGGCTGAAGACGCGGTACCTCGTGTTCGACTTCCACCCGCTCGTTCTCTTGTACGCCCTCGGCACCGTCGGCGTCACCGGTTCGGTGGCACACGCGGGCTTCACACTGGTGCGTGCCGTTCCCGGAGCGCGGTTGCTCCTCGCGTTCGTCGCCTTCCTCGTGAGTTCGTTCTCTCTCGTCCTCGCCATGACGTTCGACCTCTCCAACAGCGAACACCTCGAAGTGCAGGTGTTCGCCGACGAGACACCGGAGTACCGCGAGCACGAACCCGACCGTGAGGGCGTCCCCGCCCGTCCGATGCGGACGGACTGA
- a CDS encoding DUF354 domain-containing protein: protein MRFLILVNTPAHVHLYRNLVPRLQNRGHDVLVLARDYGCTVDLLDYYDLPSELYGRQAPSFRSLVANVPGQFGRIARRARSFAPDVVFGRGAYAVVAGTATRTPIVLVIDSEPSQVSHRVSSRFARTVVSPNAFEGSLGDHHVRFDGLQECAYLHPEVFTPDPSVRDALGVGSDEAYALVRLNAFDALHDVGSGSRNDERRELIRNLAERATVFVSDEAGTLDLSALPAERYDIHPGRMHDALAEARLFVTDTGTMATEAGLLGTPTVRYADPDEPTMGEFEELRENDLLEQHNTMSDVVNAAERLLDNDEVVTRWATARDRYLTGTADLTALLVNIAEHVGDGVAVPADVSAHVA from the coding sequence ATGCGGTTCCTGATTCTCGTCAACACACCGGCTCACGTTCACCTGTATCGCAACCTCGTGCCGCGGCTTCAGAACCGAGGTCACGACGTGTTGGTGCTCGCCCGTGACTACGGCTGTACCGTCGACTTACTGGACTACTACGACCTCCCATCCGAACTGTACGGCCGACAAGCACCCTCGTTCCGCTCGCTTGTTGCCAACGTCCCCGGACAGTTCGGTCGTATCGCCCGCCGCGCCCGTTCGTTCGCCCCCGACGTGGTGTTCGGCCGCGGTGCCTACGCCGTCGTGGCTGGAACGGCGACGCGCACGCCAATCGTCCTCGTCATCGACTCCGAGCCCTCGCAGGTCAGCCACAGGGTGTCGAGTCGGTTCGCCCGCACCGTCGTCTCCCCGAATGCGTTCGAGGGGTCGCTCGGCGACCACCACGTTCGGTTCGACGGCCTCCAAGAGTGCGCTTATCTCCACCCGGAGGTGTTCACCCCGGACCCGTCGGTCCGTGACGCGCTCGGAGTCGGTTCGGACGAGGCGTACGCACTCGTCCGTCTCAACGCCTTCGACGCGCTCCACGACGTGGGAAGCGGGTCACGAAACGACGAGCGGCGCGAACTGATACGAAATCTCGCGGAACGGGCCACCGTCTTCGTCTCGGACGAGGCTGGAACGCTCGACCTGTCCGCCCTCCCGGCGGAGCGGTACGACATCCATCCCGGGCGGATGCACGACGCACTCGCCGAGGCCCGCCTGTTCGTCACCGACACGGGGACGATGGCGACGGAGGCCGGACTGCTCGGGACACCGACCGTCCGGTACGCAGACCCCGACGAGCCGACGATGGGCGAGTTCGAGGAACTCCGCGAGAACGACCTGCTGGAACAGCACAATACGATGTCGGACGTTGTAAACGCGGCAGAACGATTGCTCGATAACGACGAGGTGGTCACACGCTGGGCGACAGCACGGGACCGCTACCTCACTGGAACGGCTGACTTGACGGCTCTCCTCGTGAACATCGCCGAGCACGTGGGGGACGGTGTGGCGGTGCCGGCCGACGTGTCGGCGCACGTCGCGTAA
- a CDS encoding glycosyltransferase family 4 protein, with product MESSPRAAARSAEYDQLRVLNLVPSPDSGFYRTQVETLSELNVDGETMPVPGRTDGTDPEENRSPLDYLRFFPQTVRAVEADHDVVHANYGLTAPHALAQRRAPVVLSLWGTDVYGPFGWVSKLCAPLCDAVVVMSEEMGEQLPCDYTVIPHGVDLDLFQPEPQEFAQSALGWDHDAHHVLFPAPTTRDEKDFPRAEQVVDAARTRVDAPIRLETPNGTVSHDQMPVLMNAADALLLTSRYEGSPNVVKEALACNLPVVSTDVGDVAERVSDVSPSAVGSSDAELVDALVTVLDRGERSNGRETVEDLHLERVAERLRSVYDDVVAEADD from the coding sequence ATGGAATCCAGTCCGCGGGCGGCCGCACGTTCGGCCGAGTACGACCAATTGCGTGTGTTGAACCTCGTCCCCAGTCCGGACTCGGGCTTTTATCGGACACAGGTCGAGACGCTCTCGGAGCTGAACGTCGACGGCGAGACGATGCCCGTACCGGGTCGGACCGACGGGACAGACCCGGAGGAGAACCGCTCACCGCTCGACTATCTCCGGTTTTTTCCGCAGACGGTACGGGCTGTCGAAGCCGACCACGACGTCGTTCACGCGAACTACGGACTGACTGCACCGCACGCGCTCGCACAGCGGCGTGCCCCCGTCGTTCTCTCGCTGTGGGGGACCGACGTGTACGGTCCCTTCGGGTGGGTGAGCAAACTCTGCGCACCGCTGTGTGACGCCGTCGTCGTCATGTCCGAGGAGATGGGCGAACAGTTGCCCTGCGACTACACCGTCATTCCCCACGGCGTCGACCTCGACCTCTTCCAACCGGAGCCACAAGAATTTGCACAGTCCGCCTTGGGGTGGGACCACGACGCCCACCACGTCCTCTTCCCCGCACCGACCACCCGGGACGAGAAGGACTTCCCGCGGGCAGAGCAGGTCGTCGATGCTGCCCGCACACGAGTCGACGCACCGATTCGTCTCGAAACCCCGAACGGGACTGTCTCGCACGACCAGATGCCGGTACTGATGAACGCCGCCGACGCACTCCTCCTGACCTCTCGCTACGAGGGGTCACCGAACGTCGTCAAGGAGGCGTTGGCGTGCAATCTCCCGGTCGTCTCGACGGACGTTGGTGACGTGGCCGAACGGGTCAGCGACGTCTCGCCGTCGGCAGTCGGGTCGAGTGATGCGGAACTGGTCGACGCGTTGGTCACAGTGCTGGACCGCGGCGAGCGGTCGAACGGGCGCGAAACCGTCGAGGACCTGCATCTCGAACGCGTCGCCGAGCGGCTCCGGAGTGTCTACGACGATGTCGTTGCCGAGGCCGATGACTGA
- a CDS encoding flippase translates to MPDRHPVLAGFRAMLAADIARLLAKGGILLLLTRFLLTPAEYGLLFLALSVLGITFLFSNFGLPGSVARYVTEYAETRPGQVPHIVRFGLSVNLVSVTVVCLAVALFRGHIAAAIGEPALAPLLLVGVGFIATRSFEKHLYALFQAFNDVRYTAIVKTVDSVSQPILVAAGVLAGLGVAGALAGFVVAAALGTALGVVVLYRQFYRNWEPDAEMVAGLRTRLLRYSVPLTASGVAGVLDKRVDTVLVGYFMNPTAVAYYTLAKQISEFVMTPASSLGFTVSPQFGTHKANGELDKAAALYESAFAHTVAIYVPAAAGMIVVADPAVTFVFGAEYSGAVTAVQIFGVYALLLALDKITNDGLDYLGRANARATAKGITSAANVALNVALIPVFGVAGAAGATVITVSGLVAVELYVIASELPLAVGRLVRMAGLVFGITGGMTVAVVALLPYVSGLLSLAGVVLVGVAVWAVLATASGLVDVRKVGMLLQ, encoded by the coding sequence ATGCCGGACAGGCACCCCGTGCTGGCCGGATTTCGTGCGATGCTGGCGGCAGATATCGCCCGATTGCTGGCGAAGGGTGGCATCCTCCTGTTGCTGACGCGGTTCCTGCTGACACCTGCGGAGTACGGGCTACTCTTTCTCGCACTGTCGGTTCTCGGCATCACGTTTCTGTTCAGTAATTTCGGCTTACCGGGGTCTGTCGCCCGCTACGTCACCGAGTACGCCGAGACACGGCCCGGCCAAGTGCCGCACATCGTTCGCTTCGGCCTGTCGGTCAATCTCGTCAGTGTCACCGTCGTCTGCCTCGCTGTCGCTCTCTTTCGTGGCCACATCGCAGCGGCCATCGGCGAACCGGCACTCGCACCGCTGTTGCTCGTCGGCGTCGGGTTCATCGCCACGCGGTCGTTCGAGAAACACCTCTACGCACTGTTCCAGGCGTTCAACGACGTACGGTACACGGCGATAGTCAAAACCGTCGACAGCGTTTCCCAGCCGATACTCGTCGCGGCCGGCGTCCTCGCTGGCCTCGGCGTCGCGGGCGCGCTGGCTGGGTTCGTCGTCGCCGCCGCTCTCGGAACCGCTCTCGGCGTCGTCGTCCTCTACCGCCAGTTCTACCGGAACTGGGAGCCCGATGCCGAGATGGTCGCTGGCCTCCGAACGCGACTGCTCCGATACAGCGTCCCGCTGACTGCCAGTGGTGTCGCTGGCGTCCTCGACAAGCGCGTCGACACGGTGTTGGTGGGCTACTTCATGAACCCGACTGCAGTCGCGTACTACACGCTGGCAAAGCAGATCTCGGAGTTCGTGATGACACCGGCGTCCTCACTCGGCTTCACCGTTTCTCCGCAGTTCGGCACGCACAAGGCCAACGGCGAACTCGACAAGGCCGCCGCGCTCTACGAGTCGGCGTTCGCACATACCGTCGCTATCTACGTCCCCGCGGCGGCCGGAATGATAGTCGTCGCCGACCCCGCCGTGACGTTCGTCTTCGGAGCCGAGTACAGCGGTGCAGTCACCGCAGTTCAAATCTTCGGCGTGTACGCCCTGTTGCTCGCGCTGGACAAGATAACAAACGACGGCCTCGATTACCTCGGACGAGCGAACGCCCGTGCGACGGCCAAGGGCATCACCTCGGCGGCGAACGTGGCACTCAACGTCGCGCTCATCCCGGTTTTCGGCGTCGCGGGCGCGGCTGGTGCCACCGTGATTACTGTCTCGGGTCTCGTCGCCGTCGAGTTGTACGTCATCGCCAGCGAACTCCCGCTTGCCGTCGGCCGTCTCGTCCGGATGGCTGGACTCGTGTTCGGGATTACCGGCGGGATGACTGTAGCCGTCGTGGCCTTGCTGCCCTACGTCTCCGGTCTCCTCTCGTTGGCGGGTGTCGTCCTCGTCGGTGTCGCAGTGTGGGCGGTACTCGCCACCGCAAGCGGCCTCGTCGACGTTCGGAAAGTCGGGATGTTGCTTCAGTGA